In Pseudoxanthomonas sp. SE1, the genomic stretch CGGGCCGGACGCATCGAGCAGATCGCCTTCCTGGACGTGTTCGTGGAGGTATCCGGACACGATGCCGCCGCTTTCGTGCTTGACGGTCAGGTCGCACCAGCCATGGCAGCATGGCGATGAGGCGATCGAATAAGAGCGCTTGACCTGTTTCCCTTCCGAGGGCACGGAGAGCGTGAGGAACTGGCCGGGCTCGAACTCGAAAGGCAGGGCACCTGTCCCCTCGACGGGTGCCAGGCGGAACGTCTTGACCCGGGATGTCTCCGGGAAGATGCGCGCGACCCGCAGCTTGCCGACCCAACTGCCCGTGGTGGACGCAGGCGTGCGCGCCTGCGGGGCGCCTTCGGGCGAAGCAACGGCAGGTGCCTGTACCGCGGGGCCTGGCGATGCGCCGGCACGCGGTGCCGGGGAGGACGCCGGAGACGCCGGTGCTCCCGTGCGCAACGTGGCCAGCACCGCGTTCGTACGCCGGTTGCGGGCGACGTACATCCACGCACCCAGCAAGGCAAAAGCCGACAGCAGCGCCATCGTGAAGTAGTGAAAGCCCGACAGGCCGAAGACCCCGTGCGCCGGGACCGTGGTCAGGGGATCGGTCAGATTCATTTCGCGACGGAACCAGTCCAACGCGATGCCGCGCGGCGCCTGTCCTTCGGCCAGCGCGCGGTAGGCCGACAGGCCGCTGTCAAACTCGCCCCAGGCCACGCGCATCCGATCAGACGCCTCCTGCAAGCCGGCGTAGTCGTTGCGTTGAACCGCATGCGACGCCTCCGACGACAGGGTCGCCAACTGCTGGATGCCTTCGTGCATCCGATGGTGGGCGAGCTGCTCGACGCTGGCACGCCGCTCCGGCGGAAGGTCCGGCAGCGCCATCAGTTGGGGATACAGCAGCTTGTTGAGGCGCCGATCGCGACCGCACTCGTCTCCGCGGCAGCCACGCATCATGTCGTCCATCATGCCGCCCATGGAGCCGCCCATCGACGCACCTGCCGCAGCCGGCATGCCGCCAGCCGCGTCAGGGTGATGCGCGGCATGGTCGTCATCGCCCATGCCTGCGTCAGCCGGGGTTGGGGTGCCCATCGGCATGCCCTGCATCGGGCTGCTGCCTTGCATCGGTGCGCCCCCGACAGCCGGTTGCGGCGCCGCCATGTTTGCGGCTTGGTCAGCGTGATCGTCGTCGCCCATCGGCGCGTCAGCCGACGGCGTGGGTTCCATCGGCATGCCACCCATCGAACTGCTGTCTTGCGCGGCTGTCGTTCCAGCGGCCGCCGTGCTGTTGGTCTTGTTCGGTGGATGAACAGCGTGCGGATCGGCAGTTGTCTGAGCGCCGGCCGCAGCATACGCCAGCGACATCGCCAGCACGGTCAGGGCAACGATTCGCCTCCACCCCATGAAGCTCTCCGTCGACACAGCGGCCGCCTCCTACATATGGCCCATCTTCTTCTTGGCCATGCCGCCGCCCATGCTCGAATCCATCTTCTGCATGGTCGAATCGACTTGCTGCATCTGCCGCTCGCAGTTCTCCATATCCTTCTTCATCTGTTCCATGTGCTGCATCGCGGCGGACATGTCCATGTCATTGTGCGTGGACGTGTCTCCTGCCTTCATCGACATGGCCTGCTGATGCATCTGCATGCTGCCTTCCTGCATCTGGCGGCCCATCGCTTCCATGGCCTTTCCCCGTTCACGCATCATCGTTGCCATCTCCTCCATGTGCGAAGCCATGGCATCGGGCGAGGCAGGCGAATTCTGGGAAGCAGGAGACTGTGGATCTGAAGCATGTGCCGCCGGAGGATGGGGCGCCGCTGGGGCGCTTGTGCTGGCGGGCGGCTGCCCCATGGCGCCTGACTGACCATGATTGTGCTTGTCGTCATCGGCCAGCGCCGAGCCGGCGAGCGTCGCACCAAGCAAACAAACCATCACCAGCGAGGGCCGACGATAATGCCTCATGACAACCTCCGATAAGTTGGCGGCGATCCCCATTCGGGAACCGGCGGATGCGGCGCACCCACAAAAGAAACCGGTCCGCGTCTGCGGCCGGCTTGTTCGCTTCCACCCTACGTACGGCAAGCTGTCGACGGGATGACCCCGCCATTACGATGCTGCAATCGTCTCGTCATTCAACCAAGACCTTTGGATCAAGTGATGCGCGTATTGAATTCGCTCCTCTCGTGGACGCGCTCAGCCGCCCCCGAAGTGACCAGCGCATTGCAGAAATGTAATGAATGGGTCATTCAGATGAAAGAAGGGCTTTCCTAGGCTGGCACCGGGCATACCTCCCCAGCCCATCAGGAGATTTCAATGAAGTCTGTCAAAGCGTCTTGGGTCAT encodes the following:
- a CDS encoding 2Fe-2S iron-sulfur cluster-binding protein; this translates as MGWRRIVALTVLAMSLAYAAAGAQTTADPHAVHPPNKTNSTAAAGTTAAQDSSSMGGMPMEPTPSADAPMGDDDHADQAANMAAPQPAVGGAPMQGSSPMQGMPMGTPTPADAGMGDDDHAAHHPDAAGGMPAAAGASMGGSMGGMMDDMMRGCRGDECGRDRRLNKLLYPQLMALPDLPPERRASVEQLAHHRMHEGIQQLATLSSEASHAVQRNDYAGLQEASDRMRVAWGEFDSGLSAYRALAEGQAPRGIALDWFRREMNLTDPLTTVPAHGVFGLSGFHYFTMALLSAFALLGAWMYVARNRRTNAVLATLRTGAPASPASSPAPRAGASPGPAVQAPAVASPEGAPQARTPASTTGSWVGKLRVARIFPETSRVKTFRLAPVEGTGALPFEFEPGQFLTLSVPSEGKQVKRSYSIASSPCCHGWCDLTVKHESGGIVSGYLHEHVQEGDLLDASGPYGRFTFRGVESDSVVLLGGGVGITPLMSSIRYLTDQSWNGRIDLVYACKDLENVIFHDELNQLARRHPNLHVSIVLSEESSEEWTGARGFITAELLGQIPEIRSRRIHLCGPPVMMDAVRNELGKLGIDPASIHSELFLSPPKPATPEPGQAGDTAAAVTCRFERSGKRAPLIAGQTVLEAAEEVGVPIEYACRQGYCGICKVKLLSGEVTMAVDDSLTPLDRSSGMILACQAKASADISVDA